Proteins encoded within one genomic window of Brenneria nigrifluens DSM 30175 = ATCC 13028:
- a CDS encoding isochorismate synthase: MSTLSATPPHLDVSELQNDDFLFLSPGKSLHARGCYAALDCPVDSGAALDGHFQQQLRQLFARAQRDGIANPLIVGAIPFDKRKPASLFVPQDSRWFSRDALADIALKEEPLRIRQLHQIPAHDVFCWMVSAGVNATRSGALNKVVLSRLLEIETDRPLNSIHLLLLLNRQNPGSYNFHVPLAQGALLGASPELLLRQQGKVVTSQPLAGSARRSDDPAENRRLQQSLMRSDKDRHEHRLVIDTMRQTLASRCRALQIPETPSLLATPVLWHLATKITAEVDDARENALSMACLLHPTPALCGTPFQAARSLIASLEPFDRGLFGGIVGWCDARGNGEWVVTIRCGEVRDNRVTLFAGAGIVPDSQPVSEWNETGVKLSTMLNAFGITNDRECVA, encoded by the coding sequence TTGTCTACGCTATCTGCCACACCTCCACATCTGGATGTCAGCGAACTGCAGAACGACGATTTTCTTTTTCTGTCGCCGGGTAAAAGCCTGCATGCGCGCGGGTGTTATGCGGCGCTGGACTGTCCGGTGGATAGTGGCGCGGCGCTTGACGGCCATTTTCAGCAGCAATTGCGTCAGCTTTTCGCCCGGGCGCAGCGCGATGGAATAGCCAACCCGCTGATCGTCGGGGCTATCCCGTTTGACAAAAGAAAACCCGCCAGCCTGTTTGTTCCCCAAGACAGCCGCTGGTTTTCGCGTGATGCCCTGGCGGATATTGCGTTGAAAGAAGAACCGCTGCGCATCCGGCAACTGCATCAGATCCCCGCCCATGACGTTTTCTGTTGGATGGTGTCCGCCGGCGTCAATGCCACTCGTAGCGGCGCGCTGAATAAGGTGGTGCTTTCGCGTCTGTTGGAGATTGAAACCGATCGCCCGCTGAATTCCATACATCTGCTGCTGTTGCTCAATCGGCAAAATCCCGGAAGTTATAATTTCCATGTGCCGCTGGCGCAGGGGGCGCTGCTGGGGGCCAGCCCGGAACTGCTGCTGCGCCAGCAGGGCAAGGTGGTGACTTCACAACCGCTGGCCGGCTCGGCCCGGCGCAGTGACGACCCGGCGGAAAACCGTCGTTTGCAGCAGTCGCTGATGCGTTCAGATAAAGATCGCCATGAACACCGGTTAGTCATCGATACGATGCGGCAGACGCTGGCTTCCCGCTGCCGCGCCTTGCAGATACCGGAAACGCCGTCACTGCTGGCGACGCCTGTGCTGTGGCATCTGGCGACCAAAATTACCGCCGAGGTCGACGATGCGCGGGAAAACGCACTCTCTATGGCCTGTCTTCTCCATCCCACCCCGGCGCTGTGCGGTACGCCGTTCCAGGCGGCGCGTTCCCTGATCGCCTCCCTGGAACCCTTCGATCGCGGGCTGTTCGGCGGCATCGTCGGCTGGTGCGATGCGCGGGGCAACGGCGAGTGGGTGGTCACCATCCGCTGCGGCGAAGTACGTGACAACCGGGTGACGCTGTTTGCCGGCGCCGGCATCGTGCCGGATTCGCAGCCGGTTTCCGAATGGAACGAAACCGGCGTGAAGCTGAGCACCATGCTCAACGCCTTTGGGATAACCAACGATCGGGAGTGTGTCGCATGA
- a CDS encoding TonB-dependent siderophore receptor, which yields MFKTTKKPLACLINFRVDNHRIPLAIVSTLLISPLVHAATTDAATTGGNDTIVVTAGDNAESVTAPLKGIVAKASAAGTKTSTPLIKTPQTISVVTRDQMDAQAVSSVSDALSYSSGAFTNYRGSSNRNDEVVVRGFRFAPKFLDGLSYGLSGQGAALGTFDPWLLERVELVHGPASVLYGQVNPGGLVSMTSKRPTAQDIRKVKFSGGNQHLAEAAFDFGGALNDDQSLLYRLNGIASTKHEFIKDSKRERVAIAPALTWLPNADTSFTLLTSYQNDPKAGYRNFLPIYGTVKESVAGYIPYDMNVSEPSYNQSKREQTAIGYIFDHTINDVFSFQQNVRYSRLDETYRYLVYTTGSETYTDTILGRRPAKEQTKVDELGLDNQLKAQFYTGQIKHSAIGGLDYKWQNRDYKYWRLSCDKCSFDWANPVYGITIGELPLFDSTKKKLDQVGVYLQDQLEWNNWNLLLSGRHDWSEVRTLDRTNNTTEQQNDSKFTGRTGLLYAFDNGISPYISYSTSFEPNLSSGAPGSDPFKPTTGEQKEVGVKFQPKDSNTLLTLSLFDITQENITSYNSVTQYNEQIGKVRSKGLETEIRSQLTPEISLMVAYSYTDAETKESVSNNNPAGKTPAAIPKHSASAWGSYSFLSGALKGITVGTGVRYIGTSYGDNAENFTVPAYTLYDAMARYDLGAASSRLKGAEVQLNVNNLSDKHYVASCSGATACFYGVGRSIIASVSYSW from the coding sequence ATGTTTAAAACGACCAAGAAACCGTTAGCATGTCTCATTAATTTCCGTGTTGATAATCACCGTATACCGCTGGCTATTGTTTCTACTTTGCTGATATCGCCGCTGGTCCATGCCGCCACGACTGACGCTGCAACAACCGGCGGTAATGACACCATCGTCGTTACGGCAGGCGATAATGCGGAAAGCGTTACCGCGCCGTTGAAAGGCATCGTCGCCAAAGCAAGCGCCGCCGGGACGAAAACCAGCACGCCATTAATCAAAACCCCGCAAACCATTAGCGTCGTCACGCGCGACCAGATGGACGCCCAGGCGGTTTCCTCGGTATCGGACGCGTTGAGTTATTCCAGCGGCGCCTTTACCAACTACCGTGGTTCGTCCAATCGCAATGATGAGGTGGTGGTGCGCGGCTTTCGCTTTGCACCTAAATTTCTGGACGGCTTAAGCTACGGACTGAGCGGGCAGGGTGCTGCGTTAGGAACTTTTGATCCCTGGCTGCTGGAGCGGGTGGAACTGGTGCATGGTCCGGCTTCGGTGCTGTACGGTCAGGTCAACCCCGGCGGATTGGTCAGCATGACCAGCAAGCGCCCGACGGCGCAGGATATCCGCAAGGTGAAGTTTAGCGGCGGTAATCAGCATCTGGCGGAGGCGGCATTTGATTTCGGCGGCGCGCTGAATGACGATCAATCTCTGCTCTACCGTCTGAATGGAATTGCCAGTACTAAACATGAATTCATCAAGGATTCTAAACGGGAACGTGTTGCCATCGCCCCGGCGCTGACCTGGCTACCTAATGCCGATACCAGTTTTACCCTGCTGACCAGCTATCAGAACGACCCGAAAGCCGGATACCGTAATTTCCTGCCAATATACGGTACCGTTAAGGAGAGCGTTGCTGGTTATATTCCTTACGATATGAACGTTAGCGAACCGAGCTATAATCAGTCGAAACGGGAACAGACGGCAATTGGCTATATTTTCGATCACACCATTAACGATGTATTTTCGTTCCAGCAGAATGTGCGTTACTCGCGGTTGGATGAAACCTATAGATATCTGGTTTATACCACGGGCAGCGAGACATATACCGATACCATTTTGGGGCGCCGTCCTGCAAAAGAGCAAACCAAGGTTGATGAGCTTGGGCTGGATAACCAGTTGAAAGCACAGTTCTATACTGGACAGATCAAGCACAGCGCCATCGGAGGTCTGGATTATAAGTGGCAAAACCGCGATTATAAATATTGGCGGCTCTCTTGCGACAAGTGTTCATTTGACTGGGCCAACCCGGTTTACGGCATTACGATTGGCGAGTTGCCGTTATTTGATAGTACCAAGAAAAAGCTCGATCAGGTGGGCGTCTACTTGCAGGATCAACTGGAGTGGAATAACTGGAATCTGCTCCTGTCCGGCCGCCATGACTGGAGCGAGGTGCGCACGCTGGACCGTACCAACAACACTACCGAGCAGCAAAACGATAGCAAATTCACCGGCCGTACCGGTCTGCTATACGCCTTTGATAACGGTATTTCTCCCTATATCAGCTACAGTACATCGTTCGAACCAAACCTGAGTTCCGGTGCACCGGGTTCCGATCCCTTTAAGCCCACTACCGGCGAACAGAAGGAAGTCGGGGTGAAATTTCAACCCAAAGACAGCAACACGCTATTAACCCTTTCGCTGTTTGATATTACCCAGGAAAATATTACTTCTTATAACAGTGTGACTCAGTACAACGAGCAGATTGGTAAAGTACGTTCCAAAGGACTGGAAACCGAAATCCGTTCTCAATTGACGCCGGAAATCAGTCTGATGGTGGCCTATAGCTATACCGATGCCGAAACGAAAGAAAGTGTCAGTAACAACAATCCTGCGGGCAAGACACCAGCAGCCATTCCGAAGCATAGCGCATCCGCCTGGGGCAGTTACAGTTTCCTGAGCGGCGCGCTGAAGGGGATTACCGTCGGCACCGGGGTGCGCTATATCGGCACCAGCTACGGCGATAATGCGGAGAATTTCACTGTGCCAGCCTATACCCTGTATGACGCCATGGCGCGTTACGATCTGGGCGCAGCGTCGTCCAGGTTGAAAGGGGCGGAGGTGCAGCTTAACGTCAATAATCTGAGCGACAAACATTATGTGGCGTCATGTAGCGGCGCTACGGCCTGCTTCTATGGCGTAGGCCGTAGCATTATCGCCAGCGTCAGCTATAGCTGGTGA
- a CDS encoding MbtH family protein, producing MSQEQLNPFDDDSLTFFVLINEQQQYSLWPAFAVLPAGWESVYGPHSRAACIEYTEKHWLDMRPASLRAAS from the coding sequence ATGAGTCAGGAACAGTTGAACCCTTTTGATGACGACAGCCTTACATTTTTTGTGCTGATCAACGAGCAGCAGCAGTACAGCTTATGGCCGGCGTTTGCCGTGCTGCCGGCAGGCTGGGAGAGCGTATACGGGCCGCACTCCCGCGCGGCATGTATTGAATATACTGAAAAACACTGGCTCGATATGCGCCCCGCCAGTCTGCGCGCCGCATCTTAA
- a CDS encoding isochorismatase — MSIPKLNSYPLPSADALPDNKVNWPLETARAALLIHDMQRYFLNFWGENSPLTARLIDNIARLKKFCRQHGIPVFYTAQPNNQSAADRALLNDMWGPGLNNYPEQQNITDALTPEGADTVLVKWRYSAFLRTDLEQRLRDAGRDQLIICGVYAHIGCLTTANDAFMRDIKPFMVADALADFSLEEHMMALRYGAGRCARVVATDQLVADEPAAQGYGKFRLRAELLPLLDEDCGEVDDDENLLDYGLDSVRIMSLAARWRQQGHDVDFVALVKRPTITHWLTLLAQPQREEA, encoded by the coding sequence ATGAGTATTCCCAAACTGAATAGCTACCCTCTGCCGTCGGCGGACGCGCTGCCCGACAACAAGGTGAACTGGCCGCTGGAAACGGCGCGGGCGGCGTTGCTTATCCACGATATGCAGCGCTATTTTCTTAATTTCTGGGGGGAGAACAGCCCGCTGACCGCCCGGCTTATCGACAATATAGCGCGCCTGAAAAAGTTTTGCCGTCAGCACGGCATTCCGGTGTTCTACACCGCCCAGCCGAATAATCAGAGCGCCGCCGACCGGGCGTTGTTGAACGATATGTGGGGGCCGGGGCTGAATAACTATCCCGAACAGCAGAACATCACCGACGCCCTGACGCCGGAGGGCGCGGATACCGTGCTGGTGAAATGGCGCTATAGCGCGTTTTTGCGCACCGACCTGGAACAACGGCTGCGCGACGCCGGTCGCGATCAACTGATTATATGCGGCGTTTACGCCCATATCGGCTGCCTTACCACGGCCAACGATGCTTTTATGCGCGATATTAAGCCCTTTATGGTGGCCGACGCGCTGGCCGATTTCTCCCTGGAGGAGCATATGATGGCCCTGCGCTATGGCGCCGGCCGCTGCGCCCGGGTGGTCGCCACCGACCAACTGGTAGCGGATGAACCCGCTGCGCAAGGGTACGGAAAATTCCGTCTGCGGGCGGAGCTGTTGCCGCTTCTGGATGAGGATTGCGGCGAGGTGGACGATGACGAAAACCTGCTGGATTACGGGCTGGACTCCGTACGCATCATGTCGCTGGCGGCGCGCTGGCGTCAGCAGGGCCACGATGTGGATTTCGTGGCCCTGGTAAAACGCCCGACCATCACCCACTGGCTGACATTGCTGGCGCAGCCGCAGCGGGAGGAAGCATGA
- a CDS encoding (2,3-dihydroxybenzoyl)adenylate synthase: MNIEFNRWPAALEQRYRERGYWTDRPLGDILSRHKDNDALALIDGDRRFSYRQLNHSVNRLAGALTRRGVRRGQTALVQLGNIAEFYQTYFALLRIGVVPVNALFNHQRSELSAYAQQIAPALLIADRGHELFQDDRFIATLQQSHPSLQQIILRGDGDPERDLHHLLQESGDDNLSSPTPPDEVAFFQLSGGSTGTPKLIPRTHNDYYYSIRASVDICRFDAQTRYLCALPAAHNYPLSSPGALGVFYAGGTVVMASDPSATHCFPLIERHRVNVTALVPPAVSLWLEAVALAGQRTALHSLELLQVGGARLSEALARRIPAELGCRLQQVFGMAEGLVNYTRLDDDDERIFTTQGRPISTDDEVWVADAAGNPQPRGQAGRLMTRGPYTFRGYYRSPQHNRQVFDEQGFYCSGDVVIQREDGYLQVVGREKDQINRGGEKIAAEEIENLLLRHPQVINAALVAIPDPMMGEKSCAFVVCREAIKSVALRRHLREQGIADYKLPDRFASLPALPETPVGKVDKQRLREMAQQLIPQESHP, encoded by the coding sequence ATGAACATTGAATTCAACCGCTGGCCTGCAGCGCTGGAGCAGCGCTATCGTGAGCGCGGCTATTGGACCGACCGGCCGCTGGGCGATATTCTCAGCCGCCACAAAGACAACGATGCGCTGGCGCTGATCGACGGCGATCGCCGTTTCAGCTATCGCCAGCTAAACCACAGCGTCAACCGCCTGGCGGGCGCGCTGACGCGGCGCGGCGTGCGGCGCGGACAAACGGCGCTGGTGCAGTTGGGGAATATCGCCGAATTTTACCAGACCTATTTCGCCTTGCTGCGTATTGGCGTGGTGCCGGTGAACGCGCTGTTCAACCATCAGCGCAGTGAATTGAGCGCCTATGCGCAGCAGATCGCGCCGGCGTTGCTGATCGCCGATCGCGGCCATGAGCTGTTCCAGGACGATAGGTTTATTGCGACGCTGCAACAGAGTCACCCTTCTTTACAACAGATCATACTGCGCGGCGACGGCGATCCTGAGCGCGATTTGCACCATCTGCTGCAGGAAAGCGGGGATGATAATCTTTCCTCGCCGACGCCGCCGGACGAGGTGGCGTTTTTCCAACTATCCGGCGGCAGCACCGGCACGCCGAAACTGATTCCCCGTACCCATAACGATTACTACTACAGTATCCGCGCCAGCGTGGATATTTGCCGTTTTGACGCCCAAACCCGCTACCTGTGCGCCCTGCCGGCCGCCCATAACTACCCGCTGAGTTCGCCGGGCGCGCTGGGCGTGTTCTATGCCGGGGGAACGGTGGTGATGGCGAGCGACCCCAGCGCGACCCACTGTTTCCCGCTGATTGAACGGCATCGGGTTAACGTTACGGCGCTGGTGCCGCCGGCGGTAAGCCTATGGCTGGAGGCGGTCGCGCTGGCCGGGCAGCGCACGGCGCTGCACAGCCTGGAATTATTACAGGTCGGCGGCGCGCGGCTGAGCGAAGCGCTGGCCCGGCGCATTCCCGCCGAACTGGGATGCCGGCTCCAGCAGGTGTTCGGCATGGCGGAAGGGCTGGTGAACTACACCCGTCTGGACGACGACGATGAGCGTATTTTCACCACCCAGGGGCGTCCCATCAGTACAGATGACGAAGTCTGGGTGGCCGATGCCGCTGGCAACCCTCAACCGCGCGGACAGGCAGGGCGCCTGATGACCCGCGGCCCCTACACCTTTCGGGGCTATTACCGCAGTCCGCAGCATAACCGGCAGGTATTTGATGAACAGGGTTTCTACTGCTCCGGCGATGTGGTGATCCAGCGCGAGGACGGCTACTTGCAGGTGGTGGGGCGGGAGAAAGATCAGATTAACCGCGGCGGCGAAAAGATTGCCGCCGAGGAGATTGAAAACCTGCTTTTACGCCATCCTCAGGTGATCAACGCCGCGCTGGTGGCGATTCCCGATCCGATGATGGGGGAAAAGAGCTGCGCTTTCGTCGTTTGCCGGGAAGCGATCAAATCCGTGGCGCTGCGCCGTCATCTGCGCGAGCAGGGCATTGCCGATTACAAATTGCCGGATCGTTTTGCAAGCCTGCCTGCGTTACCGGAAACGCCGGTGGGTAAAGTTGATAAACAGCGTTTGCGCGAGATGGCGCAGCAGCTTATCCCGCAGGAGAGTCATCCATGA
- the fes gene encoding enterochelin esterase → MLKKQPPGTATAFLSSASAGDYLWWRQIAGIGTPLVEIWNEKQVCITFFWRDPAGDEHRSAIQQVYIDINGVTDHHSVTPQSMQRLSGTDVWHWSLTIEAQWRGSYNLIPVTREQLPPEFYGDEEQRSRQQREWWCSLFAYAIADPLNPLKPYSAHWGNVLSPAHMPAAPAQQAWRQWDSGAAPQPDPRRLRLFPWQSERLGNQRRIWLYTTGFSETETSRPLVIVLDGQKWAQQLPLFSALDAETAAGRLPAAVWLFVDVIDMQYRERELTCNADFWLAVQEELLPLAARYAAFSDDPDRTVVSGQSYGGLSALYAGLFWPQRFGRVLTQSGSFWWPNIKSLTPAARRPEHDVGWLIKQVRQGAGSQSPLTVFQEAGKREDDINMVNQQMYQALIAAGHQVNYRVYDGGHDSLCWRGGLIDGCRWLLSGGITPTDHELTGERDESGTVEPF, encoded by the coding sequence ATGCTTAAAAAACAACCACCTGGAACTGCCACTGCGTTTCTCTCATCCGCGTCGGCAGGGGACTATCTCTGGTGGCGGCAGATAGCCGGAATCGGCACACCCTTAGTGGAAATCTGGAATGAAAAACAGGTTTGCATAACTTTTTTCTGGCGCGACCCGGCTGGTGACGAACATCGTTCCGCCATTCAGCAGGTTTATATTGATATCAATGGCGTTACCGATCATCACAGCGTTACGCCGCAAAGCATGCAACGTTTGTCCGGCACCGACGTCTGGCACTGGTCGCTGACTATCGAAGCGCAATGGCGCGGCAGCTACAACCTAATCCCCGTCACCCGCGAACAGCTACCGCCAGAATTTTATGGCGATGAGGAACAGCGCAGCCGGCAACAGCGTGAATGGTGGTGCTCGCTGTTTGCTTATGCCATTGCCGATCCCCTGAATCCGTTGAAACCTTACAGCGCCCATTGGGGAAACGTCCTTTCCCCCGCTCATATGCCCGCTGCGCCTGCTCAGCAGGCATGGCGACAGTGGGACAGCGGCGCGGCTCCGCAACCGGATCCCCGGCGGCTGCGACTTTTCCCGTGGCAAAGCGAACGACTGGGGAATCAACGGCGCATCTGGCTGTATACCACAGGCTTCAGCGAGACAGAGACGTCACGTCCGCTGGTGATCGTGCTGGATGGTCAGAAATGGGCGCAACAGCTTCCGCTGTTTTCCGCGCTGGATGCAGAAACGGCCGCTGGACGCCTGCCAGCGGCGGTGTGGTTATTCGTTGACGTGATCGACATGCAATACCGCGAGCGGGAACTGACCTGCAATGCGGATTTCTGGTTGGCGGTACAGGAGGAACTGCTGCCGCTGGCGGCACGGTATGCCGCCTTTAGCGACGATCCCGATCGCACCGTGGTATCGGGACAGAGCTACGGCGGGTTGTCCGCACTTTACGCCGGCCTGTTCTGGCCGCAACGCTTTGGCCGGGTACTTACCCAGTCGGGCTCTTTCTGGTGGCCGAATATAAAAAGCCTTACGCCCGCAGCCCGCCGTCCGGAGCATGACGTTGGCTGGCTGATCAAGCAGGTTAGGCAAGGCGCCGGCAGCCAATCGCCGCTGACCGTCTTTCAGGAAGCAGGGAAGCGTGAAGACGATATCAACATGGTAAATCAACAAATGTATCAGGCGCTGATTGCCGCCGGCCACCAGGTGAACTATCGGGTGTATGACGGCGGGCACGACTCGCTGTGCTGGCGAGGCGGATTAATTGACGGATGCCGCTGGCTATTGTCCGGCGGCATCACACCAACAGACCATGAATTGACAGGTGAACGCGATGAGTCAGGAACAGTTGAACCCTTTTGA